Genomic segment of Solea senegalensis isolate Sse05_10M unplaced genomic scaffold, IFAPA_SoseM_1 scf7180000017718, whole genome shotgun sequence:
ttgtttgtttcttctgtaaaaatgtgtaaatagtaTTTTCCCATATTTTCTAGATGTTCTAAAAAAAGTGATTGAGAAgattactgtatgtatatactgtatatgcatatatgttgcATATATGCAAGCTAATGACAGTGTTTGTAATCAACAGTTCTCATCAATGGATCAATTAAAACGGATTTTCACTTGAGTAGTGCTCAAGTATCTATGGTACATTTTCCGAGATTCATACTTGTAAATTAACATACATCATTTGCTGCTGTCCTACATAAATTTGACACGGATGTCATACTTTGTTCTTTTAAAGGTGAGAAATGCCTTCAGACAACTAAGTGGCAATGAGGACGTGAACTTTACCACTACCAGGTATTGTTCTCCACAGTGACATTCATGCCCTGCCCTGCCCTACACACaagaaacacgcacacacacagagccccttaatcattgatttaatcatttgcCATTTTTTCCACCAGACATTTTGGCTCCTTACGGCGCTTATGTACAAGCATGTTAAAAGCAACTGATAGATGTCGGCCTACCAGATACATGATACATGAACTGTGTAATCAGATCTACCGAGAACTCAGTTATTGATCTGACTGGGGTAACATTAAAATTCACTTTGATCACAGTTGACCAAACGACACATGGACACTGCTGATGTTCTTTTCTGCCGTTGTCTCGTCATAGTTGAttgctctgtctctcttgtgtcacatgatttCACAATGAATTAGTTCCTCAGCCTACAATGTccttaaaataatgtattagcAACTACATTAATACATTCTCACTAATTCTGTGGACAAATACAAACTATAGTTTATATGATAGCTGTGCACCAGCTGTGTGAATACCTTTGTGATCATTGTCTAATCTTTATTTGTTATCTCCACATTAATAGCGCACCAACTGCTAAGTTTGAGACAGCCCTCAGTGTCAAAGCCACAGTCTCTAAATTTAAGGAAATAATGACTTCCCTGGAGAGCAACCTGGGGGCACCTGGGGTTCTTGCTCTCAAAGTTGAaggtcagtaaaaaaaagtcatactctGAACTGTCATTTAAGTAGATCACAATAACTGAAATATTCCTTTAGCCGTTGAAATGCATGCTCTTAGGAGACTAAGGTTTATATACTCTATATCCTAAATTGctcattaaaaaacaagttttaattCAAGCTGCATGTGAAAAACACCCAACATCTTTGACGATAACTTCCAAATGACGACACCcaaaatgaaaatggtgatTTCCTGTCACCCGTATCACAcggagggccacacggtggttaTAGGTGgttactcttgcctttgcagcaagaaggggcctcaggggcctcaaactcaaaatgacatgggggccagtgaacttctagtctggtcaggagggagTCAGGTGccagtcaaataaaaaatgtgctgtttagtaattagaaattaaaattatatcTTGATTATTCATCATGatgttataattaaaaatattctaCTACTACAAAAGCTAGAATACAGaccatttccatttgtttgccTAATCACTGTCATTGTATTGCTGTGTATCTATGTTGCCATCTTCAACAGGACTTGTCAACATAGAATCCCCATCATCTACAGTGTTCTACAAAACCAGCGTACATTTTAATTGTACATTTGACACAGACACAGCGCAAGAGAAAAAGGTCTGGCACTTCTATAAAAACACTGTCGCCACTATTCTCAACACCGGAAGTGTGGTGACATTGAACCACACCTGTGACAAACAGGGAAACCTTCAGTGTACTTCAGTTAACCTTAAAGAGGTGACAGGTCTGTGGAAAGGCAAGTACAAAACCTCACATTGCTATGTTGAATGGAAGTTAAATTGTTACAGAGcagaaaatgtcatactttagtatgttgtctaacTGCAATAGTGACAtagttgtcaaaaatgtcatagtttagtatgtcgtccaaaatttcatagtttagtgtcatccaaaatttgaaaaaaaatttcatagtttagtatgtcgtgcaaaatgagacaaataggtcatagtatagtatgtcatccaaaatcacctaaaaaaggtcatagtatagtatgtcgtccaaaatttgacaaaaatgtcatagtttagtatgtcgtccaaaaattcacaaaaatttcatagtttagtatgtcatccaaaaagtgacaaaaatgtcatagtttagtatgttgtccaaaatgagacaaaaaggtcataaaaggtatgtcgtccaaaatcactcaaaaaagtcatagtatagtatgtcgtccaaaatttgacaaatgtcatagtttagtatgttgtccaaaaagtcaccaaaatgtcgtagtttagaatgtcgtccaaaatgagaaaaaaatttcatagtttactATACTGTCCAAATTTGACACaattgtcatagtttagtatgtcgtccaaaaagtcaccaaaatgtcatagtttagtatgttgtccaaaatgagacaaaaaagtcatagtatcttatgtcgcccaaaatgagacaaaaaagtcatagtatcttatgtcgtccaaaatgtgataaaa
This window contains:
- the LOC122764865 gene encoding uncharacterized protein LOC122764865; protein product: MSVLTTNIQVSSTSLRFQESKLVSECYGFGDEYTCSCTDSYMWVNDICYTYGCCNGTDCKITGPTNISLCTAKVKVLINGSIKTDFHLSSAQVSMVRNAFRQLSGNEDVNFTTTSAPTAKFETALSVKATVSKFKEIMTSLESNLGAPGVLALKVEGLVNIESPSSTVFYKTSVHFNCTFDTDTAQEKKVWHFYKNTVATILNTGSVVTLNHTCDKQGNLQCTSVNLKEVTGLWKGKYKTSHCYVEWKLNCYRAENVIL